A genomic stretch from Oscarella lobularis chromosome 11, ooOscLobu1.1, whole genome shotgun sequence includes:
- the LOC136193243 gene encoding actin-binding protein WASF2-like, whose translation MPLVKRQVEPIYVSRTKLDKSVKNELEGVAANTLAGVIRQLSSLSKHAENVFTELFNESSAHVQRYKTLKTKVDHLTGKLKEMKSRNYSANVGDLTTQHYQSPVRVDHQILSRDSLPAALRELYDTACFKPPPLELLDPLREDGRNSLKYFTDPNHFFEQWSSEMKKQVEEKRKKRHERGVHRHHHHGGGTSTTRVRKVKKKQFAAVDKEFAERPTGNGSVRPVSFVEVPTNPPPPPPGVPPVTSTTDEEGRKISKPSVPPPPPPPGPPGGPPPPPPPPPPPGVPSGPPPPPPPPPPGVPAPPPPPPPSVPSVPSVPSVPGVPGVPAPPPPPGPSLPSSPPPPPPPEIQVSSSAAPTIAPSDSRGDLLSAILAGKKLRRVEASSREDKKKEEVFGAGGGGVAAILARRIAVEGSDSEGESDWTDDEEWD comes from the exons ATGCCACTGGTCAAGAGACAAGTCGAGCCGATCTACGTGAGTCGTACGAAGCTCGACAAATCGGTGAAAAACGAACTGGAAGGCGTCGCGGCGAATACGCTCGCGGGCGTCATTCGCCAGCTGAGCAGCCTGTCGAAACACGCCGAGAACGTCTTCACGGAGCTCTTCAACGAGTCGAGCGCGCACGTACAGCGCTACAAGACGCTGAAAACGAAAGTGGACCACCTGACGGGCAAACTGAAGGAGATGAAATCGCGCAACTATTCGG CGAACGTTGGCGACTTGACGACGCAGCACTACCAGTCTCCGGTTCGTGTGGACCATCAGATTCTTTCTCGCGATTCGCTTCCGGCGGCGTTGCGCGAGCTCTACGACACGGCGTGCTtcaagccgccgccgctcgaaCTGCTCGATCCGCTGCGCGAAGACGGGCGAAATTCGTTGAAATACTTCACCGATCCCAATCACTTTTTCGAGCAGTGGTCGAGCGAGATGAAGAAGCAGgtcgaagagaaacgaaagaagaga CACGAACGCGGcgttcatcgtcatcatcatcacggCGGCGGGACGTCTACGACTCGCGTTCgaaaagtgaagaagaagcagttTGCCGCCGTGGACAAAGAATTCGCCGAGCGACCCACTGGCAATGGATCCGTTCGGCCAGTGTCGTTTGTCGAAGTGCCAACGAATCCGCCACCTCCGCCACCTGGAGTTCCTCCTGTCACAAGTACTACAGATgaagaaggaaggaagaTATCAAAGCCAAGtgttcctcctcctcctccgccccCTGGCCCTCCAGGTGgcccgccgccaccgccgccgccacctcctCCGCCTGGCGTGCCTAGTGGCcctccgccaccgccgccgccgccaccaccggGAGTACCTGCCcctcctccacctcctccaCCAAGTGTTCCCAGTGTTCCCAGTGTTCCCAGTGTTCCCGGAGTTCCCGGTGTTCCTGctcctccaccgccgcctgGGCCTtctcttccgtcgtcgccacctCCTCCACCTCCGCCTGAAATTCAGGTGAGCAGTTCTGCTGCTCCGACTATTGCTCCTTCCGATTCTCGCGGTGATCTTCTCTCGGCTATATTGGCtggaaagaaattgagaagAGTCGAGGCAAGTAGTCGAGAGGAtaaaaagaaggaggaggtgTTTGGTGCTGGCGGAGGTGGAGTGGCCGCGATTTTGGCTAGGAGGATTGCCGTCGAAGGCAGTGACTCAGAAGGTGAATCAGATTGGACAGATGATGAGGAATGGGACTGA